CCCAGGTGTCAGCAGTAACCCTTCAGCAACTCATCAGCCATGACCAAGCGAACCCATCTCACTCCCGACGACTGGTGTCTCCCTCTCAAGAAGCGTCGCAACCTGGGCCAAGGCCAGGGTCTCCACGACGTCGCCCACGCCGCCTCCTTCATCGTAGCCGAACCGCCCAGGACTCCCGATTTCGTGTTCTCGCCCATCTCTCCCCGCGCCCCCGCCACCTACTTCTTCAGACCCTGGTGTTCGCCAGAGACGCTGGTTCCTGCCATTCCGAACCATGCCGTCCTTTGGCCAGAAAGAATTCAGTCGGGGGATTTCGGTGTCAACAGCGCCCCCTGCATGAGCGAGAGCCTTGTCGCCGACACGAATGACTCAGGAATCAGCGAATCCAGCGCAGATTCTTCCCTGGAGGGCTCGCCCTTGCAGACGCCCGTGGACGCCGTCTTCAGCCCTCACGTGGGTGACGTGAGCTACCGCGAGGACCCTCGGAGTGACGCGCCCCCCTTCGCATCTCGGACGCCGCTGTCGGTCCACGGGGAGAGTCGCTTCGACTGCGAGGACTGCGGCCGCAAATTCAAGAAGCGGGCGTACCTGGTGCGACACCAGAGGCTGCACACGGGCGAGACGCCCTACGCCTGCCCCAGCTGCCCCGCCGCCTTCATCACGTGGGACAAGCTCAACAGACACAAGATGATCGACCATCAGTAGATTTTTTATTGCATGAACTCACTCTGTATATAAACATGACTCCTAATAAAAGGCCATATACtctatacatattttcattatttttttttaaataatcttgcTGAAAAAATGATTCCTGTTATATCTGTTGCGTGACTAACAACCGTGAAGCCCATGAATCGCTGTAATTACGCTATTAACAATCCATGGTAGGAGTATTTGCTTGCATCGANNNNNNNNNNNNNNNNNNNNNNNNNNNNNNNNNNNNNNNNNNNNNNNNNNNNNNNNNNNNNNNNNNNNNNNNNNNNNNNNNNNNNNNNNNNNNNNNNNNNNNNNNNN
This genomic interval from Penaeus monodon isolate SGIC_2016 chromosome 22, NSTDA_Pmon_1, whole genome shotgun sequence contains the following:
- the LOC119587411 gene encoding zinc finger protein 467-like, which gives rise to MTKRTHLTPDDWCLPLKKRRNLGQGQGLHDVAHAASFIVAEPPRTPDFVFSPISPRAPATYFFRPWCSPETLVPAIPNHAVLWPERIQSGDFGVNSAPCMSESLVADTNDSGISESSADSSLEGSPLQTPVDAVFSPHVGDVSYREDPRSDAPPFASRTPLSVHGESRFDCEDCGRKFKKRAYLVRHQRLHTGETPYACPSCPAAFITWDKLNRHKMIDHQ